The genomic region GTTAGTAAGATCGGAGGCGCAGTATGAACGAAGATGATGCATTGGCTATCGGACTACAGATGAAAAAGATTGTCGTGGAACACGACAAGTATATTGACAGTGGCTTAGCTAGATTCAACTTATCGCATTCTCAGATCCGGGTTCTCGGGTTTGTGTTGCGTTGTGATGAGGAAGGAAAGACTGTCAATCAGAGGACAATTGAGAATGCACTCAATCTCTCAAACCCGACGGTATCCGGTATCCTGACCCGTCTGGAAGACAAGCACTACATCAACAGGACAGAGTGCACTTCCGATGCCAGGGTCAAGCTTATCACACCGACAGGGACCAGTAAGATGCTGAAGAACAGTCTGTTGGATTTCTTTGACAAGGAAAATGACCGTCTGACGAATGGCTTTACTGAGACTGAGTTGGCTGATCTCAAGCGTTTGCTGGATAAGGTTGCTGCAAACCTTGATATCAAGTCAAAGCGGAAGAGTTTGGTTTTCTAGTTCTCTGGACAATGTTCTAAATGGCAAAAAAAACTCAGTAATAGAAAAACTGAGTTTTTTTAGTAGTGAACCGGTTAAATGTTACATAGCAATAATTAGTGTCAAAGGTTTTCCTATGAATTCTGAGGTTTGAACCCAATTTGCTTTAGCCGTGTTTTGTCTTAGGGTATACGTATTTTTACCTTATTGAGACCATTTTTACAGTTTTGTATGAGTTACAAAATACTATGGGAAGCATATTCCATGGTTTTTGGGTTTCAAAGCACGATCAAAGGCAGGTTTGAGCATACCTATTGAAAGATACATCAAGTGCGGCTGTACTATCAGTCTTCCTTTACCAGCCATTTGTCTATGGTCCGTTTCTTTTTGTCGAAGCCCACGCCGACCTGCACGATCTTTCTTCCGTCGCTGCGGTACGGGGCAGCATAGTCCCGTTCCTCCAGCTGCCTCAGGGCATCCTCCGCACTGCCGTCAGCCTTGAACTCGAACACGTAGATGATGTCCTTCGTCCATACCACGCAGTCACTCCTGCCCAGTGCACTGTGTACTTCCGTCTGGGCAAACTGTCCCATCAGCTCGAAGATGAGGAAGCAACCCATCTGGAACGTCTGCTCGTTGGCTTGCCTTGCCTCTCCGTATACCGGGTAGGGTACGCTCGAGAGTATCGAGCCGAGCCTCTCCATGAAGGCGTCCAGGTTGCCGCCACGGATATCCTTGACGAACTGGCCTATGTAGAAGCTTCCTTCTTCCTCACCCAGCGAGGTTTCCTGGGGCAGGAAGAAGCTGAGGAACCCGTACTTCACTTCCTGGTTTGGAAACTTCAGCGTGTAGATGCCGAATTCCCTGTCATAGCCCTTGATCGTCAGGTAGCCGCCCTGGTAGAGCAGCGGTATGGGCGAGAGCCTTTCGAAGCGGTATTCGCAGAAGGCATTTTCCCCGGCTTCGACACCTTCCTCCATCGTCCGCAGGTCAAAGCCTGACCGTTCGATCAACCCCACGAGGAAGGTGGGGGTACCTGTCTGGAACCAGTAGAAGCTGAATTCTCCTTTTGCGAAGGTGCTCAGCAGGCTGAAGGGGTTGTACATGCCTTCTCCCTCAGGATGAAAGTGGTAACCGTCGTAACGTTTCTTCAGCTCTGCCATGCAACAGTCCCTGTCCATGTGCTGTGCATGGGCCAGGTCTTCTATCTCGGGGACGAACATTGTGGTAAGTTCTTCCTCGGTGATGCCGCAGATGCCGGCATAGGCACGTTCCATGCTGATGTCACGCAGCTGGTTGAGGTCGCTGAAGATGCTCATTGGGCTGGATTTCGTCACGCCGGTGAGGAATACGAACTTCAGGTTGGCATCCTCGCTCTTGAGCACGCCGTAGAATGCCTTCATGGTAGCCCTGTAGGCTTCCTGCAGTCTTCTGTTTTCTATGGTCTCCAGCAGTGGCTTGTCGTACTCGTCCACCAGCACCACCACCTGTTTGCCGCTTTGCCTGTGGGCTTCTCTGATGACTTTGATGAAACGCAGTTCTGGCGCTTCAAAATCTTGGCTGATGCTGTAGAGTTTTTCCCATCGGCTCAGATGCAGACTCAATATCTGTTCAAGGGAATTTTCTGTTTTGTAGTTTTCTGCATTGAAGTCCAGATGCAGTACTGGGTAGGTAATCCAGTCCTTTTCCTGGGTCGCAATGGAAAGGCCGTCGAACAGTTCCCTCTTACCTAGGAAGTATGCCTCAAGCGTGGAGAGCAGCAGGCTCTTGCCGAACCTTCTGGGCCGGGAAAGAAAATATGGGTTGTCATCTTGGATAAGTTTCCATATGTAGGAGGTCTTGTCCACATAGACGTAACCGTTTTTAATTAGATCTTCAAAACTCTGTATGCCGACGGGCATTTTCCTTTTTGATTGCATGGTCTGATGGTAACATGTTTGTTAACAACTGTCAGTATAAATGGCAATGGTGAAAGACTGAAATTACTATTGCATACAAAGTGAAAATTTCTCGACTTGCGATGAGTAATAAACGTGAGACAATGATGACAGAATAGCTTTATGTGTCTGTCAAATTACCTTGTACAACAAGGTGTGTTGCTGAGAAAATTGAGAGACTTTGTAACATAATGATTCAGAATACATAAAAAGTATTTTTGAGAGAAAGAAGTCAAAAGGTACTTATTATTGCAAGATTTCGCAAGAATACTTTTCAGCTGAATGTTTATCCATATAGTCCGGCTTGATAGAGATTTAAAATTTTTTTGCAGGTACCTGCAAAAAAAATAGTAGAAATTGAAAAGGTCATATGTGAAGATAAAAATATACTGTGATAGGAAATATATATGATTGGAAGAAATGATTTGGAACTGATGAGTCTTGGTGGAGAAAACTCCTTGGTTGAGTTTATGGAAGAGGCTGTTTGTAACGAAACCATTGCAAAAGAAATAGTTGCCTTTGCCAATAGCTCTGGAGGGCGGATTCTTATTGGTGTTGCTGATAATGGAGACATCAAAGGAGTTGTAGACAAACAACTACAAGAGAAAATTCTGAATATCTGCAGGGATTTTGTTGTCCCGAGCATTATACCTTTGTATGAAGAAGTGCCTATGGATGATGGCAAGCGGGAAGCAGTAATTACAATTTCTCAGGGAATCAACAAACCTTATTTACGAAAGTTCAATGGACGTGAAGAAATTTACATCCGAATGGGAAACCGCTGTGAAATTGCAACTCGTGAGCAGATGGCAAGATTGTTTGCAGTTGGTGGGATGTTACATATGGAAGTTTCTCCTGTTTCAGGAACTTCGATAGATAATTTGGATAAGACACGTCTTTCTTATTATCTAAATACTGTACTGGGTGAAGATATTTCGATTTATTCAGAACTAGATTGGATAAAACGCCTTTCAGGGTTAGGATTTTTGACGAAAAACAGTGTTGGCGATTATGTCTGTACCATTGTAGGTCTTGTATGTTTCTGCAAGACACCACATCGTTTTCTTCCCGCTGCGGGTATCCGGTTCATATCCTATGATTCATTTCAACAGAAATACCATGCTCAGATTGATACGTTGCTTGACAATGCCTTGGTTGGAGATTTCGTAAGCAGTGATACAGGCTCTTATCTATCATCAAGGGGTTTGATTGAAGATTTCCTTCTTGTTGTAAAACCTTTTATTTCAAAGGAATCAGACTCATTGGATGAAAACATGCGGAAAACTACTACCTATTACTATCCAAAGGAAGCCATTCGAGAATCTTTGATCAATGCACTGGTACACCGTGACTGGACGGCAAGTCTTGAAGTCTTGGTAGAAAATTACAATGACAGAATAGAGATTACTAGTCCTGGAAGGATGCAAAATTCCATGACTGTAGAAAAGATGATTGCTGGACAAAGGTCCCCTCGCAACAATTTGATTGTTGACATTATGCGTGATTACAACTATGTAGATGCACGTGGCATGGGTGTCAGGGCAAAGGTCATACCGTCTATGAAGAAATTCAATAATACTGAACCTATCTATGAGGTTTCTGAGGATAATTTCAAGGTTATCTTAAAAAGGTAAAGTAATAGGAATATATCTGTATTCCTGTCAGTGTGTCATCTGTAGCCAATCATACTATCTTGTTGAATCTATGATTGTCAGGATATTGTCCTGCCGGTGATCATGGTATTGAAGTCGGATGACCTGATACCAAGTGTGTAAGCATAAGCTGATGAAGGGGCATAGGCCAGAGATGTGATCTGGAGGCTTCGTAACAAGCCTATTGCTTGTCCTTTGCTTGATATTTCATAGTAACAATATTTGCATCCAAGGTTAAAAATCCTAAAAAGTACTGACTTTTATGGATTTTAATCCTAAAAAGTCAATACTAATATGGATATTTTGTAATAGAGATGATATAATCCTTATGAAATGATCGTAAACAACTATAAAGAATATTTCTTTGAGCATAGAAGGATTGGACCATGATACAGCGAATTTTGGAAGGCAAAATAACAGACCGTATTGCTTCATTCGTACCAGGAAGAGAAGGTAATCACAGAAAAGCCATTATTATTGTCGGAGCACGTCAGACAGGAAAGACATCTTTACTACACATGAAATATCCTGAGAACGATGCACGTGTCTTGTGGCTTAACGGTGATGAATTGGATGTGCAGCGTCTTTTTGAAGATATCACTGCTGATCGCTTACGTAGATACCTAGGCAAAAAAGATATATTGATCATTGATGAAGCTCAGCGTATTCGTGATGTAGGTCTACGTCTGAAACTCATTACGGACAATATGAAAGACATTCAGTTGATTGCCACGGGATCATCTTCTTTTGATTTGGCAAATAAAGTCAATGAACCTCTTACCGGAAGGAAACAGACCTACCAGTTGTTTCCGCTTTCGTTCGAAGAGTTGGTCAATGACCATGGTTTGCTTGAGGAAAAACGGATGATTCCAGAAAGACTGGTATTCGGATCGTATCCGGAAGTCGTAACTTCTCCTGGTCAGGAGAAGACTATACTTCGTGAACTTACAGACAGTTATCTGTACAAGGACATACTTTCTCTTGATGGTATCCAAAAACCGGAAAAACTGACCAAGCTGTTGCAAGCACTTGCACTGCAAGTCGGGGCACAAGTGTCTTTTAATGAACTTGCACAGCTTTGTTCGATGGATCCCAAGACTGTTGAAAGATATATTACAGTTTTGGAACAAGCCTATATTATTTTCCGTCTTTCGTCTTTCAGCCGTAATGCTCGCAATGAATTGAAAAACAGCAGGAAGGTCTATTTCTACGACAATGGAGTTCGTAATGCTATAATTGCAAATTTTTCTTCTGTTGAGTTACGTACTGACATAGGTGCCTTGTGGGAGAACTATCTGGTTTCCGAGCGGATGAAATATCTTGGTTATACGGACAGATGGGTGCATAGCTGGTTTTGGAGGACCAAGACACGGCAAGGAATAGATCTTGTAGAAGAGGAAGAGGGGACGTTACGTTCCTACGAGTTCAAATGGTCAACACACAAAAGGGCCAGGCAACCGACTTCGTTTTCGAATGCGTATCCTGATGTTGCTTTTGCCGTCATAACACCTGACAATGTTGAGGATTTCCTATTACCATAGCATTGATTATGATAACTACGGAGGCTTAGGTTGCTTGTTAAGGTAGTATCTGTAGATATGTTTTGGGCTAATCAGAAGTAATATGCCAATAAGTTATCTTATTTCTGCTATTTATTTTCAACACTATGAGTAATTTAGATAAAATTCATGCAAGAAGTTTGGGTTTGTGCAATGTTTCCTGTAGTTTAATGAAGAAACCAAAAAGCGCTGTTTATTTGATTGCATTTTGTAAAGAAAAGTGTAAAATTAACAAGAGGAGTACCTATGAAAAGCGACCAATTGAAATCAGCGCCATTAAAAACCTGTCTCATACAAGCTATTTTTTCTCCACTGTTGAACATAAAGAGTTTTATTCCAGAAATTCAGGAATCATTGAGGAGGAACGGTTTTCCTCAATTAAAAACTGGGAAAAACAAAACAGTAACTTTTAACAAATCAATTGATGATCCTGTTATCGAAGAGGATGACAACTGGTTTTTCATTTCTTTAGATAATAAAGATATGGTGATAATTAACAAGACACAATTTTCATTTCAAACTAATGCTTATACGACCTTTGAGGCGTTCATTACAAAATACCAGACTCTTCTAAGTATTTTTTTCCCGATAGTTGATGCATCCTCACTGGTTATGCAAAGATTAGGTTTACGCTATATCAACGTACTGAAAGGAGAGGGATGGAAAGACTATTTGAAATCTCCCTATCATGGAGTTTCCATTTCCGATTCATATCGATATCTTGATAAACCTTGGATGATCGGTTCTACGGCCCAGGGAGTCACAAGAATAGATGATTTCGGAAACACAGGATTGATTACTATACGAGTATATCAGAATAACAAGGGCAAAACGGTTCCATTGGATGTTTCTTATCCTGTCCCTCAGCAGTCTTGTGGAAAAGGACTGGTTACCTTTCTTGATATTGATCATATTGTTCAATTCAACAATTCAATGTCCGTCAAACCGGAAGAACTGGGGGCATATGGAAAGAAGCTGAATGATGTGTCAAGCAAGATTTTTTTTGATGCATTGACTGAAAAAGCATTGGAGGAATGGAAATGAATGCAAGTGCGACATTAAGTATACCATCTTTTTCCTCACAGACTTTTAGGAAAGACTTGTCTATATTTTTCTCAAAAGTTTCTTCTCTTTTCAATGATGCAGATACTGGCATGCAATTTGAAGATAGTATGGAATACCAAGAAATGATGTTTACGTTGCATACTGATCATGAAGATGAAATTCTTGATATTCCATTGGATTCCGAGGTACCTGCTATACGCTCTTGTGCTCAGATTCTGCAGGATGCAAGGAAGTACTTGGAATTTTCTGTTACGACATTATCTGCAATTTTGAAAGTAACACGTCCGACAGTCTATAGTTACTTGGAAGGGGGGTATCCTGCAAATACTGCTGTCGAGGATAAAATAAAGAAAATACAGGAAGTGCTTACTATTTTTACTAATCATTTGGGGACAAGATCTACTTATTTTGCACTTACAAGGAAATTTGATTCCCAAGGGAAGACCCTGATTGATTATCTTTCTGAAAACAGGGAAATCACGGAGTTTGCAAATAGACTTTGTGATATGGAATTGCAGAAGTCAAAGATTACTGTTTCGCACAAGCAAAGACAAATGAGCAATGCCTTCTACAGTGTGCCGGTATATTTGGATGAAGATAAGGGCGAATAATGGAACAGGGTGACTTCTTGGAAAAAGATGATGTGCTGTACCTTGTTATTTCACATTCATGTGATGTAGCAAGGCGAAAGGAACTTGAACCCTTTATGAAGTGATACCTTGTGAGCAAATATCAGAACTGAACGGTAACATGTGCTTTGGTAGAAACCCAAGGGAATTGCATATCAGCGTGATACAAGATAGTGAACCGCAATGCATGAATTTTTCGTTGAAAGCTGTTGAAAAAAAACAGATAGCAAAGGAAGAAATCAAGGCTTCATATACTACACGTGATGACTTGACAATGAAAGAACCTATTCGGATATTACAAGATTGGTTGTCTGCGAGATATCGGAGGCAGGCAATTCCTGATGACATTAATTCCTTACTCAAAGATACGTTGAAGTTACAGAGATATATCAAATCGCTCAAACAGGAATTGATTGGCATCTGGTTTGATATTGATGGACCAGAAGGGGAGAAACGTACCCTTACTTTGTATTTCATTGGAAATTCAGCCATCTTTAAGGCCGAAGCAAGGATTGAAGAAAAAATAAAAAAAATTGAAGAGAAAAACAGCAGTTCAAATACAACTGATATAGAAGTACTTTGC from Spirochaetia bacterium harbors:
- a CDS encoding MarR family transcriptional regulator, which codes for MNEDDALAIGLQMKKIVVEHDKYIDSGLARFNLSHSQIRVLGFVLRCDEEGKTVNQRTIENALNLSNPTVSGILTRLEDKHYINRTECTSDARVKLITPTGTSKMLKNSLLDFFDKENDRLTNGFTETELADLKRLLDKVAANLDIKSKRKSLVF
- a CDS encoding ATP-binding protein; this encodes MQSKRKMPVGIQSFEDLIKNGYVYVDKTSYIWKLIQDDNPYFLSRPRRFGKSLLLSTLEAYFLGKRELFDGLSIATQEKDWITYPVLHLDFNAENYKTENSLEQILSLHLSRWEKLYSISQDFEAPELRFIKVIREAHRQSGKQVVVLVDEYDKPLLETIENRRLQEAYRATMKAFYGVLKSEDANLKFVFLTGVTKSSPMSIFSDLNQLRDISMERAYAGICGITEEELTTMFVPEIEDLAHAQHMDRDCCMAELKKRYDGYHFHPEGEGMYNPFSLLSTFAKGEFSFYWFQTGTPTFLVGLIERSGFDLRTMEEGVEAGENAFCEYRFERLSPIPLLYQGGYLTIKGYDREFGIYTLKFPNQEVKYGFLSFFLPQETSLGEEEGSFYIGQFVKDIRGGNLDAFMERLGSILSSVPYPVYGEARQANEQTFQMGCFLIFELMGQFAQTEVHSALGRSDCVVWTKDIIYVFEFKADGSAEDALRQLEERDYAAPYRSDGRKIVQVGVGFDKKKRTIDKWLVKED
- a CDS encoding putative DNA binding domain-containing protein, with translation MIGRNDLELMSLGGENSLVEFMEEAVCNETIAKEIVAFANSSGGRILIGVADNGDIKGVVDKQLQEKILNICRDFVVPSIIPLYEEVPMDDGKREAVITISQGINKPYLRKFNGREEIYIRMGNRCEIATREQMARLFAVGGMLHMEVSPVSGTSIDNLDKTRLSYYLNTVLGEDISIYSELDWIKRLSGLGFLTKNSVGDYVCTIVGLVCFCKTPHRFLPAAGIRFISYDSFQQKYHAQIDTLLDNALVGDFVSSDTGSYLSSRGLIEDFLLVVKPFISKESDSLDENMRKTTTYYYPKEAIRESLINALVHRDWTASLEVLVENYNDRIEITSPGRMQNSMTVEKMIAGQRSPRNNLIVDIMRDYNYVDARGMGVRAKVIPSMKKFNNTEPIYEVSEDNFKVILKR
- a CDS encoding ATP-binding protein, which encodes MIQRILEGKITDRIASFVPGREGNHRKAIIIVGARQTGKTSLLHMKYPENDARVLWLNGDELDVQRLFEDITADRLRRYLGKKDILIIDEAQRIRDVGLRLKLITDNMKDIQLIATGSSSFDLANKVNEPLTGRKQTYQLFPLSFEELVNDHGLLEEKRMIPERLVFGSYPEVVTSPGQEKTILRELTDSYLYKDILSLDGIQKPEKLTKLLQALALQVGAQVSFNELAQLCSMDPKTVERYITVLEQAYIIFRLSSFSRNARNELKNSRKVYFYDNGVRNAIIANFSSVELRTDIGALWENYLVSERMKYLGYTDRWVHSWFWRTKTRQGIDLVEEEEGTLRSYEFKWSTHKRARQPTSFSNAYPDVAFAVITPDNVEDFLLP
- a CDS encoding TIGR04255 family protein, which codes for MKSDQLKSAPLKTCLIQAIFSPLLNIKSFIPEIQESLRRNGFPQLKTGKNKTVTFNKSIDDPVIEEDDNWFFISLDNKDMVIINKTQFSFQTNAYTTFEAFITKYQTLLSIFFPIVDASSLVMQRLGLRYINVLKGEGWKDYLKSPYHGVSISDSYRYLDKPWMIGSTAQGVTRIDDFGNTGLITIRVYQNNKGKTVPLDVSYPVPQQSCGKGLVTFLDIDHIVQFNNSMSVKPEELGAYGKKLNDVSSKIFFDALTEKALEEWK